Proteins from one Loktanella sp. M215 genomic window:
- a CDS encoding DNA-packaging protein, which produces MRALPYLFGFWALPHQTPPTGEWRSWVILGGRGAGKTRAGAEWVRSMVEGPVPRAKGRARRVGIIGETYDQAREVMVFGDSGIMACVPADRRPAWIAGRKALVWPNGAEARLYSAFDPEALRGPQFDAVWADELAKWKQGQKTWDMVEFCLRLGRDPRACVTTTPRNVPVLRDMLERGSTVITHAATYDNAANLAPAFLEEVRRRFGGTRQGRQELDGVMLSDAPGALWTGALLSDALVTAVPDLDRIVVAVDPPTTGHKGSDACGIVVAGVVMQGPPQAWRAYVLEDATVQAASPLDWATAAVAALRRHNGDRLVAEVNQGGDMVEAIVRQVDPLVPYRKVTATKGKVARAEPVAALYEQGRVRHVHGLATLEDQMCLMTTGGFAGTGSPDRVDALVWALHDLMIAPAQGWQAPRMRSL; this is translated from the coding sequence GTGAGGGCCCTGCCGTATCTGTTCGGGTTCTGGGCGCTGCCGCATCAGACGCCGCCGACGGGTGAGTGGCGATCCTGGGTGATCCTGGGCGGGCGCGGTGCGGGCAAGACCCGCGCCGGGGCCGAATGGGTGCGCAGCATGGTCGAAGGACCGGTGCCGCGTGCCAAGGGGCGCGCCCGGCGGGTCGGCATCATCGGCGAGACCTACGATCAGGCGCGCGAGGTCATGGTGTTCGGCGACAGCGGGATCATGGCCTGCGTCCCGGCGGACCGGCGGCCTGCGTGGATTGCGGGGCGCAAGGCGCTGGTCTGGCCCAACGGGGCGGAGGCGCGGCTTTATTCCGCATTCGACCCCGAGGCGTTGCGCGGGCCGCAGTTCGATGCGGTCTGGGCGGACGAACTGGCGAAGTGGAAGCAGGGGCAGAAGACATGGGACATGGTGGAGTTCTGTCTGCGTCTGGGGCGCGATCCGCGGGCCTGCGTCACGACGACTCCGCGTAACGTGCCGGTGCTGCGCGACATGCTGGAACGGGGCAGCACGGTGATAACCCACGCTGCAACCTATGACAACGCGGCCAATCTGGCGCCCGCGTTTCTGGAGGAGGTGCGGCGGCGCTTTGGCGGCACGCGGCAGGGGCGGCAGGAGCTGGACGGGGTGATGTTGTCGGATGCGCCGGGGGCGCTGTGGACGGGCGCGCTGCTGTCTGATGCGCTGGTGACGGCGGTGCCGGATCTGGACCGGATCGTCGTGGCGGTCGATCCGCCGACGACGGGGCACAAGGGGTCGGATGCCTGCGGAATCGTCGTGGCCGGCGTCGTGATGCAGGGGCCGCCGCAGGCGTGGCGCGCCTATGTGCTGGAGGATGCGACGGTGCAGGCGGCCTCACCGCTCGACTGGGCGACGGCGGCGGTGGCGGCGCTGCGGCGGCACAACGGCGACCGGCTGGTGGCCGAGGTCAATCAGGGGGGCGACATGGTCGAGGCCATCGTGCGGCAGGTCGATCCCTTGGTGCCTTATCGCAAGGTGACGGCCACGAAGGGCAAGGTCGCGCGGGCCGAGCCTGTGGCGGCGCTTTATGAGCAGGGGCGGGTCAGGCATGTGCATGGGCTGGCGACGCTGGAGGACCAGATGTGCCTGATGACGACGGGCGGGTTTGCGGGCACCGGGTCGCCGGACCGGGTCGATGCGCTGGTCTGGGCCTTGCACGACCTGATGATCGCACCGGCGCAGGGGTGGCAGGCACCCCGGATGCGCAGCCTTTAG
- a CDS encoding HK97 family phage prohead protease, which translates to MTLEHKFCQPDTALTVTDGTEISGYASLFDLKDQGGDRVGRGAYAASLAALTAKGRTVKMLWQHDPTQPIGVWDEVREDARGLWVKGRILMDVAKGREAAALIGAGAIDGLSIGYRTVRATKDDKGGRLLSELELWEVSLVTFPMLPDARVAAKAEDPGDTALRDLAAVFTDATVALRQG; encoded by the coding sequence ATGACGTTGGAACACAAGTTCTGTCAGCCGGACACGGCGCTGACCGTGACGGACGGGACCGAAATCTCTGGATACGCGTCCCTGTTCGATCTGAAGGATCAGGGCGGCGACCGGGTCGGGCGCGGGGCCTATGCGGCGTCACTGGCCGCGCTGACGGCCAAGGGCCGCACGGTCAAGATGCTGTGGCAGCACGATCCGACCCAGCCGATCGGCGTCTGGGACGAGGTGCGCGAGGATGCGCGGGGCCTGTGGGTCAAGGGGCGCATCCTGATGGATGTGGCCAAGGGCCGCGAGGCCGCCGCCCTGATCGGCGCGGGTGCCATTGACGGATTGTCCATCGGTTACCGCACGGTGCGGGCCACGAAGGACGACAAGGGCGGACGCCTCTTGTCAGAGCTGGAGCTGTGGGAGGTGTCGCTGGTGACCTTCCCCATGCTTCCCGATGCGCGGGTTGCGGCCAAGGCCGAGGACCCGGGCGACACTGCGTTGCGCGATCTGGCGGCGGTGTTCACCGACGCGACGGTCGCGCTGCGCCAGGGCTGA
- the mltG gene encoding endolytic transglycosylase MltG: protein MWRHIASNGITFLIVTLFLLAGVIVWGTQAYRAPGPLAAGICLQVAPGSNMRRVSEQLAEQDAVSSGAIFRMGADYSDKSGNLKAGSFLVPEGASMAQIVDLVTSSGQSTCGTEVVYRVGVRRNLVQVRELDPATGAYAEVAEFDPDVDAAPAEYDRVKAEGDTRFRMAVAEGVTSWQVANALREVDILEGAIAETPPEGTLAPDSYEFTPGTDRGSIIARMTAAQSQILADAWAARAEGLPVKSPEEALVLASLVEKETGVPTERRQVASVFVNRLERGMRLQTDPAVIYGVTKGEGILNRGLRRSELDAPTPWNTYVIPGLPPTPIANPGRASIEAALNPDSTDYVFFVADGSGGHAFATNLDDHNRNVAAWRAIEAQQATTGNN from the coding sequence ATGTGGCGACATATCGCGTCCAACGGGATCACCTTCCTGATCGTGACCCTGTTCCTGCTGGCCGGCGTGATCGTCTGGGGGACGCAGGCCTACAGGGCGCCGGGGCCGCTTGCTGCGGGCATCTGCCTGCAGGTGGCACCGGGGTCGAACATGCGGCGCGTCAGCGAGCAGCTGGCGGAGCAGGATGCCGTGAGCTCTGGTGCGATCTTTCGCATGGGTGCGGATTATTCGGACAAGTCGGGCAACCTGAAGGCGGGCAGCTTTCTGGTGCCCGAAGGTGCGTCCATGGCGCAGATCGTCGATCTGGTGACCAGCAGCGGGCAAAGCACCTGCGGGACGGAAGTGGTCTACCGCGTCGGTGTGCGCCGCAATCTGGTGCAGGTGCGTGAACTGGACCCGGCGACTGGCGCCTATGCCGAGGTGGCGGAATTCGATCCGGACGTCGATGCGGCACCGGCGGAATATGACCGGGTGAAGGCCGAAGGCGATACGCGGTTTCGCATGGCCGTGGCCGAGGGTGTGACCAGCTGGCAGGTCGCCAACGCGCTGCGCGAGGTCGATATTCTGGAAGGTGCCATTGCGGAAACGCCGCCCGAGGGGACACTGGCGCCTGACAGCTATGAATTCACGCCCGGCACGGATCGTGGCAGCATCATTGCGCGGATGACGGCGGCGCAAAGCCAGATCCTGGCGGACGCCTGGGCCGCGCGGGCCGAAGGCCTGCCGGTCAAGTCGCCTGAGGAAGCGCTGGTGTTGGCCTCGCTGGTCGAGAAGGAGACCGGCGTGCCGACGGAGCGGCGTCAGGTGGCGAGCGTTTTCGTCAACCGGCTGGAACGGGGGATGCGTCTGCAGACGGACCCTGCGGTGATCTACGGCGTGACCAAGGGCGAAGGTATTCTGAACCGGGGCCTGCGGCGCAGCGAACTGGATGCGCCGACGCCGTGGAACACCTATGTCATTCCGGGCTTGCCGCCGACGCCCATCGCGAACCCGGGGCGCGCGAGCATCGAGGCGGCGCTGAACCCGGACAGCACGGACTACGTCTTTTTCGTCGCGGACGGCAGCGGCGGTCATGCGTTCGCCACCAATCTGGATGACCACAACCGCAACGTGGCAGCCTGGCGCGCGATCGAGGCGCAGCAGGCGACGACCGGCAACAACTGA
- a CDS encoding phage portal protein, with the protein MFEFFGKGGAQGKAVPETKASAAGPLVVIASHGRAAWGARDTASLTRSGFIANPIGFRAVKLIAEAASALPLIVQDRVQRFDTHPVQELLARPNGAQGTAELLEALYGQLLLSGDAYLEGVANEGLPVEMHVLRSDRMRLIPGADGWPAAYEYTVGGRKHRFDVVGEVSPVCHIKSFHPQDDHYGFSPMQAAANAVDVHNAASAWSKALLDNAARPSGAIVYRGTDGQSQLSNDQYNRLVDEMESQHQGARNAGRPMLLEGGLDWKPMGFSPSDMEFQQTKEAAAREIAIAFGVPPMLLGIPGDATYANYQEANRAFYRLTVLPLATRVTSAIADWLSDFTGERLDIRPDLDQVAALSSERDSQWRRVSEATFLTDGEKRCLLGLPVQEVE; encoded by the coding sequence ATGTTTGAATTCTTCGGCAAGGGCGGTGCGCAGGGCAAGGCGGTGCCAGAGACCAAGGCCTCTGCCGCCGGTCCGCTGGTTGTCATCGCGAGCCACGGTCGCGCGGCCTGGGGGGCGCGGGACACGGCGTCGCTGACGCGGTCAGGGTTCATCGCGAACCCGATCGGGTTTCGCGCGGTCAAGCTGATCGCCGAGGCCGCAAGCGCGCTGCCGCTGATCGTGCAGGACCGGGTACAGCGCTTTGACACGCACCCGGTGCAGGAACTGCTGGCGCGGCCCAACGGCGCGCAGGGCACGGCAGAGCTGCTGGAAGCTTTGTATGGGCAGTTGCTGTTGAGCGGCGATGCTTACCTTGAAGGTGTGGCCAACGAGGGTCTGCCGGTCGAGATGCATGTGCTGCGGTCGGACCGGATGCGGCTGATCCCCGGTGCGGACGGCTGGCCTGCGGCCTATGAATACACGGTCGGCGGGCGCAAGCATCGGTTCGATGTGGTGGGCGAGGTCAGCCCCGTCTGCCATATCAAGAGCTTTCATCCGCAGGACGATCACTACGGTTTCAGCCCGATGCAGGCGGCGGCGAACGCAGTCGATGTGCACAATGCGGCGAGTGCCTGGTCGAAGGCGCTGCTGGACAATGCGGCACGGCCCTCCGGCGCGATCGTCTATCGCGGGACGGACGGGCAGAGCCAGTTGAGCAACGACCAGTACAACCGTCTGGTGGACGAGATGGAGAGCCAGCATCAGGGCGCGCGCAATGCGGGGCGGCCGATGCTGCTGGAAGGCGGCCTCGACTGGAAGCCGATGGGGTTTTCGCCGTCCGACATGGAGTTTCAGCAGACCAAGGAGGCGGCGGCGCGCGAGATCGCGATTGCCTTTGGCGTGCCGCCGATGCTGCTGGGGATCCCGGGGGATGCCACCTATGCGAATTACCAAGAGGCGAACCGGGCATTCTACCGGCTGACGGTGCTGCCGCTGGCCACACGCGTCACCAGTGCGATCGCCGACTGGCTCTCGGATTTCACCGGCGAGCGGCTGGATATCCGGCCCGACCTGGATCAGGTCGCCGCCCTGTCGAGCGAGCGTGACAGCCAATGGCGGCGCGTGTCGGAGGCGACGTTCCTGACGGACGGGGAAAAGCGGTGCCTGCTGGGGCTGCCGGTGCAGGAGGTGGAGTGA